The following coding sequences are from one Leptospira mayottensis 200901116 window:
- the uvrB gene encoding excinuclease ABC subunit UvrB, translating to MASIFKIHSAYEPAGDQIKAIENIANSFQKGAEKVTLVGVTGSGKTFTMAQVIQNLGLPTLVLSHNKTLAAQLFREFKEFFPENAVEYFVSYYDYYQPEAYVPSSDTFIEKDSSINEEIDKLRLRATSSLLEREDVVIVSSVSCIYGLGSPEEYTNSVVTLKVGDTVERDTVIRKLLHIQYNRNDIDFSRGNFRVRGDSIEIYPAYHTDGIRIEFFGDEIDSISRINPVTAQTIFKLEKTYIYPAKHFITSGPKVKEAIENIKAELEAQALFFRKNEKLLEAERIISRTNYDMEMLQEMGYCNGIENYSRHLTGRKAGERPACLIDYFQGEFLLIVDESHVTIPQIGGMFAGDKARKQTLVDFGFRLPSALDNRPLNFEEFETLTPKTLYVSATPADYEMKKSSKIVEQIIRPTGLLDPIVEVRSTKNQIEDLLVEIRKRIDAGERILVTTLTKKMSEDLTDYYKEIGLKVAYLHSEVETLDRVAIIRDLRKGIYDVLIGINLLREGLDIPEVSLVAILDADKEGFLRNYKSLIQTVGRAARNVNGTAILYADKITDSMAKAIDETKRRRKIQEDHNLKFGITPLTIRKEVSDIIEREEKERTSADLVLEDVEKKFNSKKFPNKEELKDKLREEMMKAAKELDFERAAILRDKMLSIQTTEN from the coding sequence ATGGCTTCCATTTTTAAAATCCATTCCGCATACGAACCTGCCGGAGATCAGATTAAAGCGATCGAAAATATCGCGAACTCCTTTCAAAAAGGTGCAGAAAAAGTCACACTGGTCGGAGTAACCGGCTCTGGTAAAACTTTCACGATGGCTCAGGTGATTCAAAACCTCGGACTTCCGACCTTAGTCTTGTCGCATAACAAAACCTTGGCAGCCCAACTTTTCCGGGAGTTTAAGGAATTTTTTCCTGAGAATGCAGTAGAATATTTTGTTTCCTATTATGATTATTATCAGCCGGAAGCATATGTTCCCTCTTCGGATACATTTATCGAAAAGGATAGTTCCATCAACGAAGAGATCGACAAACTCAGACTCAGGGCTACGTCCTCCCTTTTGGAAAGAGAGGACGTCGTTATCGTCAGCTCGGTTTCTTGTATCTACGGTTTAGGCTCTCCGGAAGAATATACGAATTCAGTAGTCACTTTAAAAGTGGGAGACACGGTCGAAAGGGACACGGTAATCCGCAAACTGTTACATATCCAATACAATAGAAACGACATAGACTTTTCTAGAGGGAACTTTAGAGTCCGCGGGGATTCGATCGAAATTTATCCCGCGTATCACACAGATGGGATCCGAATCGAATTTTTCGGAGACGAGATTGATTCGATCAGCAGAATCAATCCAGTAACCGCACAAACGATTTTTAAATTAGAAAAAACTTATATTTATCCCGCAAAACACTTTATCACTTCCGGTCCGAAAGTGAAAGAGGCGATCGAAAACATCAAAGCGGAATTGGAAGCCCAAGCCCTTTTTTTTAGGAAAAACGAAAAACTTTTGGAAGCGGAAAGAATTATATCCCGCACGAATTACGATATGGAAATGCTTCAGGAAATGGGGTACTGCAACGGGATCGAAAATTATTCCAGACATCTCACGGGGAGAAAGGCGGGAGAACGTCCAGCTTGTTTGATCGATTATTTTCAAGGAGAGTTTCTTCTGATCGTGGACGAGTCTCATGTGACGATTCCCCAGATCGGAGGAATGTTCGCGGGAGACAAAGCACGTAAACAAACATTAGTCGACTTCGGTTTTAGACTTCCGAGCGCGCTCGATAATAGACCTCTCAATTTTGAAGAGTTCGAAACTTTGACTCCGAAAACTCTCTATGTTTCCGCAACTCCGGCAGATTACGAAATGAAAAAAAGTTCCAAAATCGTGGAACAGATTATCCGACCAACCGGACTTTTGGATCCGATCGTGGAAGTGCGTTCCACTAAAAATCAGATCGAAGATCTTCTTGTGGAAATCCGCAAACGAATCGACGCAGGCGAGCGCATCCTTGTCACGACACTGACTAAAAAAATGTCGGAAGATCTTACTGACTATTACAAAGAGATCGGCCTGAAGGTAGCGTATCTTCATTCCGAGGTGGAAACCTTAGATCGGGTTGCTATCATCCGAGATCTGAGAAAAGGTATCTACGACGTTCTGATCGGAATCAACCTTTTACGAGAAGGTCTGGATATTCCCGAGGTTTCTTTAGTCGCGATTTTGGATGCGGATAAGGAAGGTTTTTTAAGAAATTATAAATCCTTAATACAAACGGTCGGTCGCGCCGCGAGAAACGTGAACGGAACCGCAATCCTTTACGCGGACAAGATCACGGACTCTATGGCCAAAGCGATTGATGAAACAAAACGCAGAAGAAAAATTCAGGAAGATCATAATCTTAAATTCGGAATCACCCCTCTTACGATCCGAAAAGAAGTCAGCGATATTATCGAACGAGAGGAAAAGGAAAGGACTTCGGCAGATCTGGTTCTTGAAGACGTGGAGAAAAAATTTAATTCCAAAAAGTTCCCAAACAAGGAAGAATTGAAGGACAAACTCAGAGAAGAAATGATGAAGGCAGCAAAAGAACTCGACTTTGAAAGAGCCGCTATCTTAAGAGATAAGATGTTATCTATCCAAACGACTGAAAACTAA
- a CDS encoding PaaI family thioesterase, with product MEPETIYREIKASQNGQDWHHKNCFGCGPDNTKGIHASFPFHEESGEVRFPFKIEKAFEGAPGYAHGGVLATLLDEAQGVLCFHLGHFVMTDQLYMRYHKAVPLNEEVEVRCWVTMVRRRRLYTKATIHLFKTGELLVSSKARWYDMSERTMRRMFQETVFPIDTLLQVLEVNQKRGKEIRKRLKLQNIVP from the coding sequence ATGGAACCAGAAACAATCTACCGGGAGATCAAAGCTAGCCAAAACGGACAAGACTGGCATCATAAAAACTGCTTCGGTTGTGGTCCTGATAACACAAAAGGGATTCATGCAAGTTTTCCCTTTCACGAAGAAAGCGGAGAAGTTCGATTTCCGTTTAAAATAGAAAAAGCTTTCGAAGGGGCGCCGGGTTACGCTCACGGAGGAGTTTTAGCGACTCTTCTCGACGAAGCTCAGGGAGTTCTTTGCTTTCATCTCGGGCATTTCGTAATGACCGACCAACTTTATATGCGTTATCACAAAGCGGTTCCACTCAACGAGGAGGTTGAAGTTCGCTGTTGGGTCACGATGGTAAGAAGAAGAAGGCTTTATACAAAGGCTACGATTCATCTTTTCAAAACTGGCGAACTTTTGGTTTCTTCCAAAGCGCGTTGGTATGATATGTCAGAAAGGACGATGAGGAGAATGTTTCAAGAAACCGTTTTTCCGATTGATACTCTTCTTCAAGTTTTAGAAGTGAATCAAAAACGTGGTAAGGAAATTCGAAAACGCCTCAAACTTCAAAACATAGTTCCCTAA
- a CDS encoding pectin acetylesterase-family hydrolase: MKRWIIYLVAICFMLVFTDCKAKDDDDDKEKMFLGLIIADLLHNPYEKITPSAGTITVSGANYSNRAYNPSCSGSSGNTTFSFYRKKVSTSNKKLLINFMGGGACWSGYNCFGSNTTTYFNQLNSVPDLFVKFVFQGVMNANNALNPFKDYDVVFIPYCTGDLHFGSKDMTYTDPNTGSQVVVQHRGYDNVLAALKYVQSEYPGVQNVFVTGQSAGGYGTLLNYPIVRETITGLNASAKVNMLIDASNGVIPNGFFSNLSTQWGADSSLPTWVTGITANYLTVGNPSIQDFFTKVSTYYLGLGDKTGQYTAVFDGNQRFFYKVMNIINAAPAYSNEKTTDPYDSSKTYSALFGDTDGSSVPDGTLASTDGSTCGWTQQAVTSMNGISGAAANYSYYIAPGDVHTITTSEDMYRLDSGGTNFLVWLTTLSTGVKPGNAKCTTSGGDCVHSNFTKNTINLALGAVTSDQSYANNKNLSATCGSVVGL; the protein is encoded by the coding sequence ATGAAAAGATGGATAATATACCTCGTGGCGATTTGCTTTATGCTCGTCTTTACCGATTGTAAAGCGAAAGACGACGATGATGATAAGGAAAAAATGTTTCTAGGATTGATAATAGCGGATCTTTTACATAATCCTTACGAAAAGATTACTCCTTCCGCCGGAACGATCACGGTTTCTGGAGCAAATTATTCAAATAGAGCTTATAATCCTTCTTGTTCTGGGTCGAGTGGGAATACTACATTCTCTTTTTATAGAAAAAAGGTAAGTACATCCAATAAAAAACTTCTCATCAATTTTATGGGAGGGGGAGCTTGTTGGAGCGGATACAACTGCTTCGGATCGAATACGACTACATATTTCAATCAACTCAATAGTGTTCCCGATTTGTTTGTAAAGTTCGTCTTTCAAGGTGTAATGAATGCGAATAACGCTTTAAATCCGTTTAAGGACTATGATGTGGTTTTTATTCCGTATTGCACGGGAGATCTTCACTTCGGTTCCAAGGACATGACTTATACTGACCCAAATACAGGATCTCAAGTCGTCGTACAACATCGGGGTTACGACAACGTCCTTGCGGCTTTGAAATACGTTCAGTCGGAATATCCAGGAGTTCAGAATGTATTCGTTACCGGACAGAGTGCGGGAGGTTACGGGACTTTATTAAATTATCCGATTGTTCGTGAAACGATTACGGGTTTGAATGCATCCGCAAAGGTCAACATGCTTATCGATGCGTCTAACGGAGTGATTCCAAATGGATTTTTTTCCAATCTAAGTACTCAGTGGGGAGCTGATTCTAGTCTTCCGACCTGGGTAACAGGGATCACTGCCAACTATCTCACTGTCGGTAATCCTTCCATCCAGGATTTTTTCACAAAGGTTTCCACTTACTATCTAGGTTTGGGAGACAAGACCGGACAATACACGGCTGTTTTTGACGGAAACCAAAGATTCTTTTATAAGGTAATGAATATCATCAATGCGGCTCCGGCTTATTCGAATGAAAAAACAACCGATCCTTATGATTCCTCTAAAACATATTCCGCACTGTTTGGCGATACCGACGGGAGTTCGGTTCCGGATGGCACTCTCGCGTCTACGGACGGATCGACCTGCGGTTGGACGCAACAAGCGGTCACTTCTATGAATGGAATCTCTGGTGCGGCGGCTAATTATTCGTATTATATCGCTCCAGGTGATGTGCATACGATCACCACATCGGAAGATATGTATAGATTGGATTCTGGAGGAACTAATTTTCTTGTTTGGCTCACGACTCTTTCTACAGGAGTAAAGCCTGGAAACGCGAAGTGTACTACAAGTGGAGGAGATTGTGTTCATTCGAATTTTACGAAGAATACGATCAATCTCGCCTTAGGTGCGGTCACTTCGGATCAATCTTATGCAAATAATAAAAACTTATCGGCTACTTGCGGGTCAGTCGTAGGACTCTAA
- a CDS encoding S1 RNA-binding domain-containing protein — MKESEKELFEKMLDASFKKKKAMESGTRVTAIVNSAKKDFVFVTTKEGNLPGIISSEEFIESELPKQGNEIEAYFLKEDHGDIHFTTCLSGDSLNKDLLEIAKRAEIPVLGQFIGQNDSGAEVRIGEFIAFCPFSQIDPEFKKSGLSGKRSKFLIQDTKGKFIVSQKKISDKAKEAKLGILKQELKEGMFVTCKVKTIQNFGLIVEMDGLTALIPISEATYKKNPELEKEFQVGQTLRARILRIDWENQKFALTVKDFLKDPWAQTVPFKEGDIVQGTIDSLKPFGLFVKLDDHFNGLVPARETGTPNRVSLTQSFKPGEVIDVFVMEVNPEKKQISLSIQKAKEIQERMDYSSYLSADTSGSTSSFGALLQNSLNKNKKR, encoded by the coding sequence ATGAAAGAATCCGAAAAAGAACTCTTTGAGAAAATGTTAGACGCTTCCTTTAAAAAGAAAAAGGCAATGGAATCGGGGACTAGAGTCACCGCGATCGTGAACTCCGCGAAAAAAGACTTCGTTTTCGTTACCACAAAAGAAGGAAACCTCCCCGGAATTATTTCTTCGGAAGAATTTATAGAATCGGAACTTCCAAAGCAAGGCAACGAAATCGAAGCTTATTTTCTCAAAGAAGATCACGGAGACATTCACTTTACTACATGTCTCAGCGGCGATTCTCTGAACAAAGATCTATTAGAAATTGCTAAAAGAGCCGAGATTCCAGTACTTGGACAATTCATCGGACAAAATGACTCCGGAGCCGAGGTTAGAATCGGGGAATTTATTGCATTTTGTCCATTTTCCCAAATCGATCCCGAGTTTAAAAAATCGGGATTGTCCGGGAAACGATCAAAGTTTTTGATCCAAGACACTAAAGGCAAGTTCATCGTTTCTCAAAAGAAAATTTCCGATAAGGCAAAGGAAGCAAAATTAGGAATTTTGAAACAAGAACTCAAAGAAGGAATGTTCGTCACCTGTAAAGTGAAAACGATTCAGAACTTCGGACTTATCGTGGAGATGGACGGCCTTACCGCGCTCATTCCGATCAGCGAAGCGACCTACAAAAAGAATCCCGAACTAGAAAAAGAATTTCAAGTCGGTCAAACTTTAAGAGCAAGAATTCTCCGAATCGATTGGGAAAATCAGAAGTTCGCATTAACGGTTAAGGATTTTCTAAAGGATCCTTGGGCGCAAACCGTTCCGTTTAAGGAAGGAGACATTGTTCAAGGAACAATCGATTCTCTCAAACCTTTTGGTTTGTTCGTAAAGTTAGACGATCATTTCAATGGCCTTGTTCCGGCGAGAGAAACCGGAACTCCAAACCGAGTTTCTTTGACTCAGAGTTTCAAGCCCGGAGAAGTAATTGACGTTTTTGTAATGGAAGTAAATCCGGAAAAAAAACAGATCTCGCTTTCGATTCAGAAAGCGAAGGAGATTCAGGAAAGGATGGACTACAGTAGTTATCTGAGTGCGGATACAAGCGGTTCTACGAGTTCGTTCGGAGCACTCCTTCAAAACTCTTTGAACAAAAATAAGAAAAGATGA
- a CDS encoding zinc-binding dehydrogenase has translation MKAAVLESGKKILDIREVPVPQLKPGQVKIKIKACGICGSDVHLVIHGTLKCKHFPRIPGHESSGVIEEVGENVSRFQKGDRVVISAGTSCGVCSYCKAGYENLCKDVGVFGFDRDGGFAEYNIVEERYLYSLPDAIPFDQGAILADAVSTPYHAIRYRGNIQNGDTVAIFGCGGLGIHAVAVARAMTDGKVIALDVERGPLENAAKYGADEIINLKEIRNPGKTLKEITNGVDLLADFSGYMSNIEESLRAMNPGGRIVLVGIGRQPLKFQIPFILIERMISVLGSYGSDRRAIPEIIDLYLKGKINLSHSITSHHTLEELNQCLEDLDERKGNPIRFIIQP, from the coding sequence ATGAAAGCCGCAGTTTTAGAATCCGGTAAAAAAATTTTAGACATCAGAGAAGTTCCAGTTCCGCAACTCAAACCCGGACAAGTAAAAATAAAAATCAAAGCCTGCGGAATCTGCGGATCCGATGTTCATCTTGTAATCCATGGAACCCTCAAATGTAAACATTTTCCAAGAATTCCCGGCCACGAATCGTCAGGTGTAATCGAGGAAGTAGGTGAAAACGTAAGTCGTTTTCAAAAAGGAGATCGAGTCGTAATCTCCGCAGGTACCTCCTGCGGAGTTTGTTCCTACTGCAAAGCGGGATACGAAAACTTATGTAAAGACGTAGGAGTTTTCGGATTTGATAGAGACGGAGGTTTTGCAGAATATAATATCGTAGAAGAACGTTATTTGTATTCCCTTCCGGATGCGATCCCGTTTGATCAAGGAGCAATTCTTGCGGATGCAGTTTCCACTCCTTACCACGCGATTCGATACAGAGGAAACATACAAAACGGAGATACAGTTGCTATCTTCGGTTGTGGCGGCCTTGGAATCCATGCGGTCGCAGTTGCGAGAGCTATGACCGACGGAAAAGTAATCGCTTTAGACGTGGAAAGAGGACCATTGGAAAATGCGGCTAAGTACGGAGCCGATGAAATTATCAATTTGAAAGAGATTCGAAACCCGGGAAAAACTCTCAAAGAAATTACAAACGGAGTGGATCTACTCGCGGACTTTTCGGGATATATGTCCAACATAGAAGAATCTCTACGCGCAATGAATCCCGGAGGCAGAATCGTTCTCGTGGGAATTGGAAGACAACCTTTGAAATTTCAGATTCCTTTTATTTTAATCGAAAGAATGATTTCAGTCCTGGGTTCGTACGGTTCCGATCGTAGAGCGATTCCCGAAATAATCGACCTATACCTTAAAGGGAAAATCAATCTTTCTCATTCGATTACTTCCCACCACACATTAGAGGAATTGAATCAATGTCTGGAAGACTTGGACGAAAGAAAAGGAAACCCAATTCGTTTTATCATTCAACCTTGA
- a CDS encoding DDE-type integrase/transposase/recombinase has translation MNLIPFKIKNSYHTALVLKTQLNLLSTLEKEMIPRSTRHDWKNRDLNSMIGYDENDPIFKNLNLYKKALESKTFIKAFKSLFSLYSFYNSLSENIQGKRRIWNDRKKEIASLIEKIAPFFSLKRACRFMKISVQRYRRWKKEIHCVSSAFNLCRKLHPKQLTIEEQQIISKYLKNPEFFNWPLRSLFYKILKDGSAFFSLATFYKYAKVLGPAREIIRKARRRTGIRASSPLTLLHMDTTILRVQDGSKVYIHFIMDNFSRAILGWKASVEWNSKNTLTNLQEVCEKFNLFYKPIRLLCDDGSENAGEVDSFLNRPGLFIKKLIAQVDIHFSNSMVEALNKIMKYRFLFPKNLASFQDVIRTLETAVPIYNSRPSGVLFGYSPNEVLNGAIPDRLLFSEQIKQAASNRPKINSGDACGSC, from the coding sequence CGTTTTAAAAACACAATTGAACCTTCTTTCTACTTTGGAAAAGGAAATGATTCCGAGATCCACTCGCCACGACTGGAAAAATCGTGATCTGAACAGTATGATCGGATATGACGAGAATGATCCGATCTTTAAAAATTTGAATTTATACAAAAAAGCGTTGGAAAGCAAAACTTTTATCAAAGCGTTCAAGTCCCTTTTCTCCCTTTATTCTTTTTATAATTCTTTGTCCGAGAATATTCAAGGGAAAAGAAGGATTTGGAATGATCGAAAAAAAGAAATTGCTTCTCTGATTGAGAAAATTGCTCCTTTTTTCAGTCTCAAACGTGCCTGTCGTTTTATGAAGATTTCCGTTCAACGTTATCGCAGATGGAAAAAAGAAATTCATTGTGTATCTTCCGCATTCAATCTTTGTAGAAAGTTGCATCCTAAACAACTTACGATAGAAGAACAACAGATTATCTCCAAATATCTTAAAAATCCTGAATTCTTCAATTGGCCTTTGCGTTCTCTATTTTACAAAATTCTAAAGGACGGTTCCGCGTTTTTCAGTTTGGCTACGTTTTACAAATACGCCAAAGTTCTCGGTCCTGCACGAGAAATCATTCGAAAGGCAAGGAGAAGAACCGGGATTCGTGCTTCTTCTCCTTTAACTCTTCTTCATATGGATACTACCATCTTACGCGTGCAAGATGGTTCTAAAGTATATATTCATTTTATTATGGATAATTTCTCCCGAGCAATTCTCGGTTGGAAAGCTTCAGTCGAATGGAATTCTAAAAATACTCTTACGAACCTTCAAGAGGTTTGCGAAAAATTCAATCTCTTTTACAAACCCATTCGACTTCTCTGCGACGACGGTTCTGAAAATGCAGGTGAAGTCGATTCCTTCCTCAATCGACCCGGTCTTTTTATCAAAAAGTTAATCGCTCAAGTCGACATTCATTTCTCAAACAGTATGGTCGAAGCACTTAACAAAATTATGAAATACAGATTCTTGTTTCCTAAAAATCTCGCCTCTTTTCAAGATGTCATTCGAACCTTAGAAACCGCTGTCCCGATTTACAATTCTCGTCCCAGCGGTGTTTTATTCGGGTATTCCCCCAACGAAGTTTTAAACGGCGCCATTCCCGACAGGCTCTTGTTCTCCGAACAGATCAAACAAGCCGCTTCCAATAGACCAAAGATCAACAGTGGTGACGCTTGCGGTTCTTGTTGA
- a CDS encoding tRNA (cytidine(34)-2'-O)-methyltransferase, giving the protein MSLHIGLYRPEIPPNTGNIARLCVALGAELHIIGQASFDLSEKAARRAGLDYWDKVKISFHSSLEKYKAILPSGTDLYLISVYGKRSYTDVRYKEGDAFLFGNETSGVPTEMKNSWSEERVLKIPMEDPSRCLNLSNSVAVISYEAMRQIRSW; this is encoded by the coding sequence ATGTCCTTGCACATAGGTCTTTACAGACCCGAAATCCCTCCCAATACCGGAAACATCGCGAGACTCTGTGTTGCTTTAGGAGCGGAACTTCATATCATAGGACAAGCATCCTTCGACCTTTCCGAAAAAGCGGCGCGTAGAGCCGGGCTAGATTACTGGGATAAAGTGAAAATTTCTTTCCATTCTTCTTTAGAAAAATATAAAGCCATCCTTCCATCCGGAACCGATCTATATCTAATTTCAGTTTACGGCAAACGTTCTTACACTGATGTTCGATATAAGGAAGGTGATGCTTTTTTGTTTGGAAATGAAACCTCTGGAGTCCCTACGGAAATGAAAAATTCCTGGAGTGAAGAACGGGTCTTAAAAATTCCGATGGAAGATCCTTCCCGTTGTTTGAATTTAAGCAATTCGGTCGCCGTGATTTCGTACGAAGCAATGCGTCAAATCCGATCCTGGTAA
- a CDS encoding EAL domain-containing protein has translation MLYSQDKSNLLSYGENYYQPHYQPILEVTNCNIIGYEVLGRFYFPEKNEYRSLGYQFHNPELDTIRLIQIDRLIREKAIRHLKDSGVKTKLFLNMMPNFLSMIHTGDVLDLKRLHVLNLMEKYDISPSEVVLEITEDKFDGSIEKLLSIVNVFKDYGFKIAVDDLGVGFSNLERIGYIHPDIIKVDIKIMRESLNRRSFKNVLSAIADMSQKLGSDLLFEGIETEEELHLALSMGANLLQGFYFSRPQVEFQDKKQFNRTLRDALEKFSGLRFMELLEEFQKGQEIIDALGEKLETLRHNGRDDLPLVLHLMLSNLPSEILSVFACDIFGYQITPTYFRSHPGEEWDSNLTEIGNNYAWRPFFIRHKAKVVQSSAKWTVTEPVYDMDLHKQVVIFTYTLRDNYILVIKMDWERV, from the coding sequence ATGTTATACAGCCAGGATAAAAGCAATTTACTTTCCTACGGCGAGAACTACTATCAGCCTCATTATCAACCCATTCTAGAAGTTACCAATTGTAATATTATAGGATACGAGGTTCTAGGAAGATTTTATTTTCCCGAAAAAAACGAATATCGTTCTCTTGGTTATCAGTTCCACAATCCAGAACTAGATACAATTCGTCTCATCCAAATTGACCGACTAATTCGGGAAAAAGCGATCCGTCATCTTAAAGACTCGGGCGTAAAAACCAAACTTTTTCTTAACATGATGCCTAACTTTCTCTCTATGATTCATACGGGAGATGTTTTAGATCTCAAAAGACTTCACGTTCTGAATCTTATGGAAAAATACGACATTTCACCTTCGGAAGTCGTTTTAGAAATCACGGAAGATAAGTTCGACGGAAGTATCGAAAAACTTCTTTCGATCGTAAACGTATTCAAAGACTACGGGTTCAAGATCGCGGTCGACGATCTTGGAGTTGGGTTTTCCAATTTGGAAAGAATCGGTTATATCCATCCAGATATAATAAAGGTCGACATTAAGATCATGCGGGAAAGTTTAAACCGAAGGTCCTTCAAAAATGTACTGAGTGCAATCGCCGACATGTCCCAAAAACTAGGTTCCGATCTTTTGTTCGAAGGAATTGAAACCGAAGAAGAATTACATCTCGCGCTTTCCATGGGAGCAAATTTACTCCAAGGATTTTATTTTTCAAGACCACAAGTCGAATTTCAGGATAAGAAACAATTCAACAGAACTCTTAGAGACGCTTTGGAAAAGTTCTCGGGTCTTCGATTTATGGAACTGCTGGAAGAATTTCAAAAAGGCCAGGAGATCATTGACGCCTTAGGTGAGAAATTGGAAACGCTTCGTCACAACGGAAGGGATGATCTTCCTTTAGTCCTTCATCTCATGCTCTCCAACTTACCATCCGAAATTCTTTCCGTCTTTGCCTGTGATATCTTCGGTTATCAGATCACTCCCACGTATTTCCGTTCCCATCCCGGAGAAGAATGGGATTCCAACCTGACCGAAATTGGAAATAACTATGCATGGAGACCTTTTTTCATTCGTCATAAGGCAAAGGTAGTTCAGAGTTCTGCGAAGTGGACCGTCACGGAGCCTGTTTATGATATGGATCTTCATAAACAGGTTGTAATCTTTACCTATACGCTCAGAGATAATTACATTCTCGTTATCAAAATGGACTGGGAAAGGGTTTAA
- a CDS encoding ATP-binding protein, with translation MSFHLSRGKIEKQIQSMLSQGLTGTANDFFAWIRMETLRKFKDEPDIENFVVRNILESFVDSGYVKRNELNSKEFHIHPDQIRGKKFPSKDCYILLGKIAYQPMQYVRSRFEFFLKNQETPEDIVTDVCIGVLEAVENAVKYGDGTEVEVEYSIDSSLTLFIKIINNLKELNLEQDIERGKFSSTATLMRGMMVMQKLFDELDLEILEGKKQAQFNAKKKLS, from the coding sequence ATGAGCTTCCACCTTTCCAGAGGAAAAATCGAAAAACAGATTCAGTCGATGCTTTCTCAGGGATTAACCGGAACCGCAAACGACTTTTTCGCTTGGATTCGGATGGAAACTCTTCGCAAATTCAAAGACGAACCCGACATTGAAAATTTCGTCGTAAGAAATATCCTGGAAAGTTTCGTAGATTCCGGTTACGTGAAACGAAACGAACTCAACTCCAAAGAATTTCATATTCATCCCGATCAAATCCGAGGAAAAAAATTTCCATCTAAAGATTGTTATATTCTGCTCGGTAAAATTGCTTATCAACCGATGCAATACGTCCGAAGTCGTTTCGAATTTTTTCTCAAAAACCAAGAAACTCCAGAAGATATCGTAACCGATGTTTGTATTGGAGTTTTGGAAGCCGTAGAAAACGCAGTCAAATACGGAGACGGCACTGAAGTCGAAGTGGAGTATTCCATAGACAGTTCCCTGACTCTTTTTATCAAAATCATCAATAATCTTAAAGAACTGAATTTGGAACAGGACATTGAAAGAGGAAAATTTTCTTCCACTGCGACTCTGATGCGCGGTATGATGGTCATGCAAAAACTTTTTGACGAACTCGATCTTGAAATTCTAGAGGGTAAAAAACAAGCTCAGTTCAACGCCAAGAAAAAACTGTCTTAG
- a CDS encoding rhomboid family intramembrane serine protease, which translates to MITILICLVTFGLSIWCFASEDKLAQFILTPYRLKRNKNYYTLFTSGFIHADWMHLIFNMISFYSFGKNLEMTVGPIKFLLFYLGTILITSVISWRKNLENPLYATLGASGGVCGVLFATILFYPNLSLYMMFIPIPIPGAIYAVLYLVYTYFSSKSGHSDGINHDAHLWGALCGIVFALLLEPEILGRVLRNISGS; encoded by the coding sequence TTGATCACAATACTGATTTGTCTCGTCACTTTCGGTTTAAGTATTTGGTGTTTTGCTTCCGAGGATAAACTAGCTCAGTTTATTCTTACCCCGTATCGATTGAAAAGAAACAAGAATTATTATACTCTTTTCACTTCCGGCTTTATACACGCAGATTGGATGCATTTAATCTTCAATATGATTTCGTTTTATTCCTTCGGAAAAAATTTAGAAATGACTGTAGGTCCCATCAAGTTTCTTCTTTTTTATCTCGGGACGATCTTAATTACGAGCGTCATCTCTTGGAGAAAAAATCTAGAAAACCCTCTTTATGCAACGTTAGGTGCATCCGGTGGTGTTTGCGGCGTTTTGTTTGCTACGATTCTTTTTTATCCGAATCTATCCCTTTACATGATGTTCATACCAATCCCGATTCCAGGAGCGATTTACGCGGTCTTGTATTTAGTTTACACGTATTTTTCCTCGAAAAGCGGACACTCGGACGGAATCAATCACGACGCTCATCTTTGGGGTGCATTGTGCGGAATTGTATTCGCTCTTTTGCTTGAGCCTGAAATCCTCGGTAGAGTTCTTCGGAATATTTCAGGCAGTTAA